The Mycobacteriales bacterium nucleotide sequence AGAGCTGGCACGAGTAGCGAGGCTACGCGGCGATGCGAATGACACATCGGTAGCGCTGTAGCGGCAGCGGTGGCACATCCGCGCTAGTGGTGGGCAGGGGCGGGGTCGAACCGCCGACCTTCCGCTTTTCAGTTGTGGGCCCGGGCTCCGTTGGACTCTGCCGTTGACCGCTGCTTGGTGGCGTTTCCGCAGCTCAATACACGTTTTCGTCTCACCGGTCAGCAAAGGTCAGCTACGGCAATCAGAGGCCACGCGGCCCACAACTGAGACCAAAACTGAGACCAAGCCGGCAAGGTGCTCCACCCGTGGCCCGCGCACGCTTTGGCAGATGCAGGAAGGCTGTCGAGTCCATCACGGTTCGCTTGCCGCCTTCGCCAACAAGACGAACAGCAGTTCCACCAGTCGCTGGTAGTGCCCGGCCCGGGAGGGATCGATCGCGGCGAGCTGCTCAAGGCCGTCCACGGCAGCCCGACCGAGGTCGGCGAGGTCGATCGCAGCAACGGAAAGCGTGCGCTGCTGGCGAGCGAACGCGTCCTCGATGAACGCAGCGAGGTGGTCGCTGACTTCGCGTTCGAGTTCCGCGACCCGCTCGCGGGCTTCGGGGTTGCGAATCGCGTAGAGCCGTAGCTCGAGAGAGAGTGCCAGCAGGTCGTCGGAGCGGCCGAGGAGCTTCTCCCACGGTCGCGCTGCGGCGACCGCGCCATGCTCCGGTCCGTTGTGAGCCTCGGTGTCGAGCGTATCGGCGATTCCGGCGAGGCCGCGTTCCTTGACGTGACCGATTACGGCGTGGAGTAACTCTTCCTTGCTGCCGAAGTTGGAGTAGATCGCCCCCTTGGTGAACCCGGCGGTGTCCGCGATCTCTTCGAGTGACGCGGCCTGGAAGCCCTTGCGCGTGAAGACGTCGGCGGCCGCTGCGATGAGCGCGTCGCGGGTCAGTTGCCGGCGACGTTCCGGGGTGAGGCGTTCGACCGGCATCCCTTCATCATGCCGCGAGATCCCGCCTTGACAATCAGATACCGAGCGGTACGGTCCGCCCATGACGATTCGCTCTGGTATGAGAGATACCAGACGGTATATCGCGAGGCAAGAGGCGCCGCATCGGCGGCGACGCGTCGGCGGGTGGTGCATCCGGCATCACCGGGCCGTGATCGCCGCCTGGCTATTCGCCGGCGGTGCGGCCACGGCGGTGCTCGTCGTGTTAGGTGGCCGGTACCGCACCGACTTCCGGCTGCCGGGCACCGATTCCCAGCGAGCGACCGACGCGCTCGTCACCCACTTCGCCGGCTACCAGGGCGACCGGGAGCTTCTGGTCGTGCACGCGGTGCACGGCTCCCTCCTCGCCCCGCAACCCCGCGCGGCGATCACGCGCCTCACCGAGCGGCTGAGGACGCTGCCTGACGTGGCGGCAGTGGGCGATCCGCTGTCGCGCACCACGGCGCAGCTCTCGACCGACTCGCAGACCGCCGTGACGTCGTTGCGGTTCCGGGAGGCGACGGACGCGGTGCCGACTGCGTCGGTACGGCGGGTGCTCGACGTCGTTGACCGCGCCAACGGTCCGGTCCTGGCAGTCGGGGTGAGCGGTCAGGCCACCGAGAACGCGGAAGCGAATGCGCCGTCGGCGGCCGAGTCGGTCGCGATTCTCGCCACCGTCGTCGTACTGCTGATCGCGTTCGGATCCGCCGCCGCGGTCGCGATCGCGTTGGCCTCGGCGGGCGTCGCGCTCGCAGTGGGACTGGCCGGTATGGCGCTTCTCAGCCACGTGGTCGCGATCCCGACCTTCGCCACACAGGTGGCGACGACGGTCGGGCTCGGGGTTGGGATCGACTACGCGCTGCTCGTCCTCGCCCGTTACCGCGCGGCCACGCAACAGGGGCTCGCACCTCCAGCAGCGGCGGAAGCGGCGATCGCCGCGTCCGGGCGTGCGGTGGTCTTCGCCGGAAGCACCGTGATCGTCGCCATGTTCGGTCTCTACACCGTGCCCTTGCCGTTCGTGCATGGCCTAGCGGTCGGAGTGTCCGTCGTGGTGGTGCCGACCGTCGTCGCGGCCACGACCCTTCTGCCCGCGGTGCTTGGGCGCCTCGGCGCACACCTGGATCGGTGGCGGCTACCGGCAATGCGCACCAGCGAGCTCGGGAGTCGCTCGACCTGGTGGGCGAACTGGTCGCGACGCGTGCAAGGCCGCCCGTTCCTCGCGGCGGGCGCCGCGCTGGTGCTGCTGACGCTGTTGGCGGCGCCGGCACTCGCGCTGCGCGTGGGTAACGCCGAGGCCAGCACCGACAACGCGAATACTCCGTCACATCGGGCCTACGCCTATGCAACGCAGGCGTTCGGCCCCGGGCTCACTTCAGCCTTTACCGTCGTCGCAACACCCACGGGCGGACAACAGGCTGGCACCCGTGCCGCCGTACCGGCCGTTCGTACGGCGTTGGCCGGCACGCCCGGGGTCGCGGGACTAGGCGTGACCGAGCTGTCGAGGGATGGGCAGCGCTTCGCAGTGGACGTCTACCCCGAAAGCGCCCCAAACGCGACGCAGAGCACAGCCGTCCTGCAGCGGCTCCGTGGACCCGTGGCAGACGCGTTGAGGCACCACGGGGTCACGATTGATGTCGGCGGTTCGGCAGCGATCAACGTCGACCTTGCGCATGCCGTGAGTCATTCCATGCCGTACGTGCTCGGCGCCGTCATCGGGATCTCGCTGCTTCTTCTGCTCGTCCTCTTCCGGTCGGTGATCGTGCCGATCAAAGCCGGCGTGATGAACCTGCTTTCTGTAGCCGCCGCGTTCGGAGTGGTGGTCGCCGTCTTCCAGTGGGGATGGGGTCTGCGGCTGCTCGGCGTCGATTACCGGGGGCCGCTCGAGGTCTTCCTGCCGCTGCTGCTGTTTCCCGTCGTGTTCGGGCTTTCGATGGACTACGAGGTCTTCCTCGTGTCGCGAATTCGGCAGGAGTGGAATCGCACCGGCGACAACGACACCGCCATCACCGAAGGCCTGGCCACAACGGGCCGCATCGTCACGGCCGGCGCTGCAGTGATGATCGTGCTGTTCACCTCGCTGGTGTTCGCCGACGCGCGAACCGTCAAGATGTTCGGGCTCGCGATGGCAGTCGCGATCGCCGTCGATGCCCTCATTGTCCGCGGCCTGCTGCTGCCCGCCACGATGCAACTACTCGGCCGCTACAACTGGTGGCTGCCCCAAACCCTGGAACGTCGGCTTCCTCGCTTCGCCACTAAGCGAAAGCCCACGTCGCCTTCGTCTTTAGAGCGCTCACGCGTGGGTGCACGCCCGTCCGCGCACGCCACCGCTAGCGGCCGGCGCGCCCTCGGAGACGAGCACGAAGGGCAGTGAGTTCTGTACGGGCGGCAGCGTACAGATCAAGGCCTGGCCGCTCTTCGTCCACCAGTTCCACGACGACGGCGTATCGCTGCCGGTCGTAGCTGAAGGCAGCCGTCCGCGCCCAGGCTTCCCGCAGGTGGGCGACCACCAGGTAGTGCGCTTCGTCGGGTAGTTGTGTGCGGCGCAACTCCTGTACGGCGAGGGTTGAGCCGAGTGTGCGGTTTACACCAGGCGTGAGCTGATAGCGGTGGCTCGCGTCGGGCAACGATTGGCGCACCAGAGACGGGTCTGCTCGCAGGGCTTGCCACGACGGCTGCGGCCCGTAGATCTCAGCGATCGTCAGCGGGTCGAGGCCGTGCACAAGGTCGACGCGCATCTTGCCTGCGATGTACTCACGGCGCTGCCGTCGCACAGGCGGATCGAACGCATAGGCAACTCGGAGAGTGCGGCTCGTACTGGCCTCGACGAAATCGCGCGGCAGGGGTACTGCATGGATATGTGTCCCGTCGGGATCGATCTCGCCGTCGAACATCAGAACCACCCTCGAGCCCACGGATTGGACCGCCCGATCGATGTCGGGAATGCCATAACCGATAGTCCGCCAGATCAGGTCATCGGGGAGCGCGCCCTCGGGCGCGGAACGACGAGCTGAGAGAGCGACCAGTGCGCGAATGAGGTTCGCCGAAGCGTCGGGGTATGTGGCTGCGACCTCGGCCGCGACCCGCGCTACGCGCGGCGCCGCGAAGCTTGTGCCATTCACGGCCGCAAAATGCCGGGCCGCCGGCTGGTGGTGCAGCGTGATCGAGCCAACGCCCTGGTTGTGCCACTCAAGAGTGCCGTGGTCCGTGATGACAAGGTTCCCGCCGTAGTGCGAGAGATCTGGCTTCTGGCTACCCGCTGACGCTGGCCCTGGGCCCGGTCCACTCCGCGAGAACGGCGATGGCATGCCCGGCCCGGCGACTGCGCGGTACCCAAGCGGCGTCGTTCCTGACGCGGTGGCAGGGGCGTCCGTTCTAGCCACCGATCCAACGGTGAGGGCGAGGGCTGCAGTTCCGGGCTCGGCAACCCGCGCGACGTCCCGCGTGAGGTAGCCGGGGTAGTCCCGCACGGCATTGGCGGTGCCGCCGGCGCCGTCCGAAGTCAGTCCGTCGTAAACATTGCCGCAGGCCGTGACAATGACGACATCCAGCTCGCGGACAAGGGAATCGACTGTGACTGTGAACTCGTCCACGAGTGGTCCCTGGAATCCGTACGGGTCCGCGATCGCGGCCACGACAACGCGCACACCGTGCTCGGTGACCATCCATCGCAGCGCCTCCTCGAACGCCTCGTGCGGCAACGCGACGTCGGCAAACCGGTTGCGGTTGGCCAGGTACGGATCGGGTTCGAGTACACGAGCGGCAATGACGCGGGCGGGAACGGGAAGGCTTAGGCTTCCGGCGAACGCTTCCTCGAAATCGCCGAATGCAGCAAGACCGGCCACATTGGTGCCGTGCGGGCCCGGCGCTCCGTAGCCGTACGTGCTTGGAAACCCCTGATGAGCCACCACCAAGCCGGCGAGAAGCGGGTGCGCGGCGGCAACGCCGTCATCGATGACACCTAATAGAGCGTCGCCGGGAGGCGGAACAGCAAGGTCCCTGGCGTCAGCCGCACGAAGCTCGGGCGGCTCGATCAGTGGGCGGGGTGCTGGGCGGACTTTCTCCACGACAGCGACGTGCAGAACAAGCTCGACCGCCTCACGAGATAGGCGGGCGCGCAAGACGGTCGACGCCGGACGTTCGTCGGACGCAATTTCGGCGGAGCCTTCTATGGTTCGAATCGCAGCTGTTACCTGCGCCAGGCGGCCTCGCGCCTCACCAACGGACGCAGATGGCCAGACGAGGATATCCACCAACTCGGGCTCGTCGAACGACAGCTCGGCCAAGCCCGCTCCACTGCGGTCACTCGGACCGTAAGGCTCAATCCCTTCGATCGTCTGAAGCATCGTGATCAACGCAGGAACGCCGTGACCGGACAACGAACCTTCGGCGTATCCCGACACCGCCTCAGCGAACTCCCGCAACTGGTCATCGTCCGCGAGTACGTAGTAACCCCAGTGCGCGTCCTCGGCGAGAAGCGGGAGCCGGCGGCGAAGTGTGCCGACGCTCAGACGGCCGGTAGCTCGCAGTTTCAGGACGCGCGAGGGATCGACGCCTTCGACAACCGGCGGAGCTGAGGCGGGATCCGCGACGGCCGACGCGAGCTCGGCCGCGAGCGCTGGCCCGTGTCTGTCTCGGTCGGGCGGCGGCCGATCCGGGTTGAACCCCGGGGGAGCCCGATGGCCATCGACCGGCTCCGGATCAGGAAGCGGGAGGTGCTCAGGCACGATTCATCCCCGTCGTCATGTGGTGATGGCCGCGAATCACCAAGGTCGAGCGAGGACTCCTTGGATTGCCGTCCACACGTCGTCAGAGGTCGGCCGTATGCGTCCAGCAAGGATGGCAATACGCAGTGCGTCAAAGGCTGCCTTCTCGGCCGCTGCATGCGGTTGACCCTTCAACGCGGACGCAGCGCGATCAAGGTTCAAGCCTCGAACGTCACGCAAGACGCCACGAAGGACTGCCTTGAGCTGCGCGACGGTGGGCAGCGGAAAAGCAACAACCTCGTCGAATCGTCGCCATAGCGCTGAGTCGAGGACGTCAGCATGGTTCGTTGCCGCGATCAACAACGACGGTCCGCGGTACCGCTCGATGAGTTGAAGTACGGCGCTAACAACCCTTCGCAGCTCGCCATGATCAGTCGGATCGGCGCGCTCCTTTCCAAGGGCATCGAACTCATCGAAGAGCAGTACGACTGGCACACGCTCGCTGTACTCGAACACACGACGCAGATTTGACGATGTCTCGCCCAGGTAGCTGGACACGACCGCGTCGACTCGCATGACCGCCAGAGGCAGGCCGATTTCTGCAGCGATCCCCTCGGCGGCTGACGTCTTGCCGCAGCCAGGTGGTCCCGTGAAGAGGACGCGCTGCCGTCGAGGAATGCCTGCGTCGTCGAGCACGGGCCAACTGTGAACCTCCCGCGCAAGGCCGGCGATCGCCGCTTCAGTCGCGCCCGACAGCGACAGCTCGGTCAGCGGGCGGTCGGGGACACGGACATCAAGAAGCGGGATGCCGCTGTCCGCATCCCTCGGAGGGCTCGCCAAAGGGGGGCTGTCAGCGTCGACCGAGGTGCCAGACCCCCCCACCAACAACTGTCGGAGGTCTCGCGCAAGGGCGAGATGCTGTCTCGCTTCTTCCTCTTCGATGATCTCCTGGGCGGCGCGCCGGAAGGCGAGGTCGTCGCCGTCCCGATGGGCGCGAACGAGCTGCTTGATCTGCCGGCCCGCCACGCTCGAAGCCTACGCGTCCCGCGCGACGGGAAGTGGGAGGTTCGGGCCGTTGCGGCCTGGTCCACTCCCGCCTGGACGCGAAGGCAAGGGGTCAACAACCGCGGCGGCGACGAACGCCTCCAGGTCGTGACGGCTGATTCGGACGTACTTTCCGATCTTGTGGAAGCGGATTCGCCGCTCTTGGATGAGCCGCCTGACAAAGCGGACCGGCGTGCCGAGCTCCGTGGCGACGTCGTCAACGGACAGCAGTGCGCTCATACGAACCTCCCGAGGTGGCTAGCAGAGTGCGAAGGCTCGCTGCGGCGCGCACCGGAAACGTCACCGGTCCGCTTTACAGACGGCGGCCAGACGCAGGGCATCACCACTGTCCGCCTCGTCGTCGCCGAGCGCCCTGCCGTAGTCCCGCGCCTCAGTCGATACGCCATCCGTCGTCTCACCCCGGCCCTCGGCCAAGCCGTTCCGCCCTCGCGAACACCTGCACCACACCGGCACACACTTGTCTCTCCGAGACGATCGCCACCTCGGTCATCCGCGACCGGGCAAGGTGCGCAGCCACAGCCGGCACTCGTCGGGATGCTCGGGCGGGCCGAGGTAAGTGACTTGCGAGTCCGCGCAGACGACGCCTTTCGGGTCGACCGAGATCACCAGATATTCGCCGGTCACCCACTCATCCCGGCGCAGCATCGCGGCGATCAGATGATCGTCGGCAGCTGCCCACGCCTGCCGACGGTCGCTGAACTCGCCGAGGTACGCCGTGGTGCGACCGTCGTACAGGCGAAAGACCTCTCCCACGCCAACCACGGTGCGCGCACCACTCCTCGATGTCAGGTGCACCACGCCAACTGGTGAGTAGCCCGAGTCGTGGTGCGCAGCGGTGACGTTTGCGGTGCGCGGGTCAAAGAGCCCGTCGCGAGCTACCGGGAGTCGGCTGGGCGTCGGAGCCCGCCGCCCGGCGTCAATATCCACAGATTGGTTCGCAACGCGGCTTACTCCACCACGACGCCTCCACCGTGATGGATGTGGACCACCGCGCGAATGAAAGACGGCCGCGGCGCAGCAACGGCGAGAGCTCGATCTACCGCGACCGCAACGGTCGCTGGCACGGCCGAGTCTCC carries:
- a CDS encoding helix-turn-helix domain-containing protein, translated to MSALLSVDDVATELGTPVRFVRRLIQERRIRFHKIGKYVRISRHDLEAFVAAAVVDPLPSRPGGSGPGRNGPNLPLPVARDA
- a CDS encoding S8 family serine peptidase, coding for MPEHLPLPDPEPVDGHRAPPGFNPDRPPPDRDRHGPALAAELASAVADPASAPPVVEGVDPSRVLKLRATGRLSVGTLRRRLPLLAEDAHWGYYVLADDDQLREFAEAVSGYAEGSLSGHGVPALITMLQTIEGIEPYGPSDRSGAGLAELSFDEPELVDILVWPSASVGEARGRLAQVTAAIRTIEGSAEIASDERPASTVLRARLSREAVELVLHVAVVEKVRPAPRPLIEPPELRAADARDLAVPPPGDALLGVIDDGVAAAHPLLAGLVVAHQGFPSTYGYGAPGPHGTNVAGLAAFGDFEEAFAGSLSLPVPARVIAARVLEPDPYLANRNRFADVALPHEAFEEALRWMVTEHGVRVVVAAIADPYGFQGPLVDEFTVTVDSLVRELDVVIVTACGNVYDGLTSDGAGGTANAVRDYPGYLTRDVARVAEPGTAALALTVGSVARTDAPATASGTTPLGYRAVAGPGMPSPFSRSGPGPGPASAGSQKPDLSHYGGNLVITDHGTLEWHNQGVGSITLHHQPAARHFAAVNGTSFAAPRVARVAAEVAATYPDASANLIRALVALSARRSAPEGALPDDLIWRTIGYGIPDIDRAVQSVGSRVVLMFDGEIDPDGTHIHAVPLPRDFVEASTSRTLRVAYAFDPPVRRQRREYIAGKMRVDLVHGLDPLTIAEIYGPQPSWQALRADPSLVRQSLPDASHRYQLTPGVNRTLGSTLAVQELRRTQLPDEAHYLVVAHLREAWARTAAFSYDRQRYAVVVELVDEERPGLDLYAAARTELTALRARLRGRAGR
- a CDS encoding TetR/AcrR family transcriptional regulator, with product MGGPYRSVSDCQGGISRHDEGMPVERLTPERRRQLTRDALIAAAADVFTRKGFQAASLEEIADTAGFTKGAIYSNFGSKEELLHAVIGHVKERGLAGIADTLDTEAHNGPEHGAVAAARPWEKLLGRSDDLLALSLELRLYAIRNPEARERVAELEREVSDHLAAFIEDAFARQQRTLSVAAIDLADLGRAAVDGLEQLAAIDPSRAGHYQRLVELLFVLLAKAASEP
- a CDS encoding ATP-binding protein, yielding MAGRQIKQLVRAHRDGDDLAFRRAAQEIIEEEEARQHLALARDLRQLLVGGSGTSVDADSPPLASPPRDADSGIPLLDVRVPDRPLTELSLSGATEAAIAGLAREVHSWPVLDDAGIPRRQRVLFTGPPGCGKTSAAEGIAAEIGLPLAVMRVDAVVSSYLGETSSNLRRVFEYSERVPVVLLFDEFDALGKERADPTDHGELRRVVSAVLQLIERYRGPSLLIAATNHADVLDSALWRRFDEVVAFPLPTVAQLKAVLRGVLRDVRGLNLDRAASALKGQPHAAAEKAAFDALRIAILAGRIRPTSDDVWTAIQGVLARPW
- a CDS encoding MMPL family transporter; its protein translation is MRDTRRYIARQEAPHRRRRVGGWCIRHHRAVIAAWLFAGGAATAVLVVLGGRYRTDFRLPGTDSQRATDALVTHFAGYQGDRELLVVHAVHGSLLAPQPRAAITRLTERLRTLPDVAAVGDPLSRTTAQLSTDSQTAVTSLRFREATDAVPTASVRRVLDVVDRANGPVLAVGVSGQATENAEANAPSAAESVAILATVVVLLIAFGSAAAVAIALASAGVALAVGLAGMALLSHVVAIPTFATQVATTVGLGVGIDYALLVLARYRAATQQGLAPPAAAEAAIAASGRAVVFAGSTVIVAMFGLYTVPLPFVHGLAVGVSVVVVPTVVAATTLLPAVLGRLGAHLDRWRLPAMRTSELGSRSTWWANWSRRVQGRPFLAAGAALVLLTLLAAPALALRVGNAEASTDNANTPSHRAYAYATQAFGPGLTSAFTVVATPTGGQQAGTRAAVPAVRTALAGTPGVAGLGVTELSRDGQRFAVDVYPESAPNATQSTAVLQRLRGPVADALRHHGVTIDVGGSAAINVDLAHAVSHSMPYVLGAVIGISLLLLLVLFRSVIVPIKAGVMNLLSVAAAFGVVVAVFQWGWGLRLLGVDYRGPLEVFLPLLLFPVVFGLSMDYEVFLVSRIRQEWNRTGDNDTAITEGLATTGRIVTAGAAVMIVLFTSLVFADARTVKMFGLAMAVAIAVDALIVRGLLLPATMQLLGRYNWWLPQTLERRLPRFATKRKPTSPSSLERSRVGARPSAHATASGRRALGDEHEGQ